One window from the genome of Osmerus eperlanus chromosome 3, fOsmEpe2.1, whole genome shotgun sequence encodes:
- the LOC134017893 gene encoding activin receptor type-1-like, which translates to MADSSTLLLVCSLMLLPSSTPQDTGIVSNSECVCAGQSCDGRGRCFGQQCFSSLFFHNGTLLQEKGCIVGSGQGPISCTNHPSPDLLVECCHGDLCNQNVTMETPTRDEGAPAGRPVLTEQECVCEGGRCHGAQRCMGQQCFSSVSTTEGGATAGGGATAGGGATLLQRGCLRADPHAAAFCATPPSPRYAVSCCQGHLCNMNITGESSSKGEEVRPVAREHDCVCEGSSCGSSQRCVGQQCFSSLTVNAGVLVYQKGCFKVYEQSRLTCKTPPSRDQIVECCHGHLCNINISVALPVQAGDVPSYSVSTLAVVIAAPILVLMVLSAAAMLVFRRIHQHQMERLTARDAEYGTIDGLIASNVGESTLADLLDHSCTSGSGSGLPFLVQRTVARQITLNECVGKGRYGEVWRGLWQGESVAVKIFSSRDEKSWFRETEIYNTVLLRHENILGFIASDMTSRNSSTQLWLITHFHEMGSLYDYLQLSTLDASGCLRMALSIASGLAHLHVEIFGTQGKPAIAHRDLKSKNILVNKNGQCCIADLGLAVMHFQDTNELDVGNNPKVGTKRYMAPEVLDDSIQMDCFESFKRVDVWALGLVLWEVARRTVSNGIVEDYKPPFHDVVPSDPSFEDMKKVICVDQQRPNIPNRWFSDPTLTSIAKLMKECWFQNPSARLTALRIKKTLTKIDNSLDKIKVDC; encoded by the exons ATGGCAGACAGCTCCACGCTCCTCCTGGTGTGCAGCCTGATGCTGCTCCCCTCGTCCACACCGCAAG ATACAGGGATCGTCAGCaacagcgagtgtgtgtgtgctggtcagTCATGTGACGGTCGAGGGCGCTGTTTTGGGCAGCAGTgcttctcatctctcttcttccACAACGGGACTCTGCTCCAGGAGAaagggtgcattgtgggtagcggtCAGGGGCCCATAAGCTGCACAAACCACCCTTCCCCGGACCTGCTGGTAGAATGCTGCCACGGCGACCTCTGTAACCAGAAtgtcaccatggaaaccccAACGAGAG aCGAGGGCGCCCCCGCCGGCCGGCCGGTCTTGActgagcaggagtgtgtgtgtgagggtgggcgtTGCCACGGCGCCCAGCGCTGCATGGGGCAGCAGTGCTTCTCCTCTGTGAGCACGACGGAGGGCGGGGCCAcggcagggggcggggccacggcagggggcggggccacGCTGCTCCAGAGGGGCTGTCTGAGGGCCGACCCCCACGCCGCCGCCTTCTGCGCCACGCCCCCCTCGCCACGCTACGCTGTCAGCTGCTGCCAGGGTCACCTGTGTAACATGAACATCACCGGGGAGAGCTCCAGCAAAG gggaggaggtgaggccgGTGGCCCGGgagcatgactgtgtgtgtgagggcagctcGTGTGGGAGCAGCCAGCGCTGTGTGGGCCAGCAGTGCTTCTCCAGCCTGACGGTGAACGCAGGCGTGCTGGTGTACCAGAAGGGCTGCTTCAAGGTTTACGAGCAGAGCAGGCTGACCTGCaagacccccccctcccgcgaCCAGATCGTCGAGTGTTGCCACGGCCACCTGTGCAACATAAACATCTCGGTGGCGCTTCCCGTCCAAG cggGCGACGTGCCCAGCTACAGCGTGAGCACCCTGGCCGTTGTGATCGCGGCGCCCATCCTGGTGCTCATGGTGCTGTCAGCCGCGGCCATGCTGGTGTTCAGGCGGATCCACCAGCACCAGATGGAGAGACTGACGGCCCGCGACGCCGAGTACGGCACCATCGACGGGCTGATCGCCTCCAACGTGGGAGAGAGCACCTTGGCT GACCTGTTGGATCACTCCTGCACATCAGGAAGTGGCTCAGGGCTTCCGTTCCTCGTCCAGAGAACCGTCGCCCGACAAATCACCCTCAacgagtgtgtgg GTAAGGGGCGCTacggggaggtgtggaggggcctGTGGCAGGGGGAGAGTGTGGCTGTAAAGATCTTCTCCTCCAGAGACGAGAAGTCCTGGTTCAGAGAGACTGAGATCTACAACACCGTCCTGCTCCGGCATGAGAACATCCTGG gcttcaTCGCGTCTGACATGACCTCCCGTAACTCCAGCACCCAGCTGTGGCTCATCACCCACTTCCACGAGATGGGCTCCCTGTACGACTACCTGCAGCTCAGCACCCTGGATGCCTCTGGCTGCCTGCGCATGGCCCTGTCCATCGCCAGCGGCCTGGCCCACCTGCACGTGGAGATCTTCGGCACCCAGGGCAAGCCCGCCATCGCACACAGAGACCTTAAGAGCAAAAACATCCTGGTTAACAAGAACGGCCAGTGCTGCATCGCTGACCTGG GTTTGGCTGTGATGCATTTCCAGGACACCAACGAGCTGGATGTTGGTAACAACCCCAAGGTGGGAACCAAGCGCTACATGGCTCCCGAGGTGCTGGATGACTCCATCCAGATGGACTGCTTCGAGTCCTTCAAGAGGGTGGATGTCTGGGCCCTGGGCCTGGTGCTGTGGGAGGTCGCCCGGAGGACCGTCAGCAACG GCATCGTGGAGGACTACAAGCCCCCCTTCCATGATGTGGTCCCCAGCGACCCCAGCTTTGAGGACATGAAGAAGGTGATCTGTGTGGACCAGCAGCGACCCAACATCCCCAACCGCTGGTTCTCCGACCCG ACTTTAACTTCCATTGCTAAACTCATGAAGGAGTGCTGGTTTCAGAACCCGTCAGCCAGGCTAACAGCACTGCGCATCAAAAAGACTCTGACAAAGATCGACAACTCTCTGGACAAAATCAAAGTGGACTGCTGA
- the LOC134017894 gene encoding activin receptor type-1C isoform X2, whose translation MTRPRNHTFQAALIFISVAQLTTALKCVCRLCENNTCETSADGACWNSVMLIDGKEETDKSCLSAEKKNQVYCYSSRNVSKRNCCFTDFCNNENLHLYQERPSEVPGWGKLELAAAILVPSCLLCVGAMLGVCVLQGPRCAYRRAHKQGAEEDLEDTLMAPDKCLKELIYDMSSSGSGSGLPLLVQRTIARTIVLQETIGKGRFGEVWRGKWRGEDVAVKIFSSRDERSWFREAEIYQTIMLRHENILGFIAADNKDNGSWTQLWLVSEYHEPGSLFDYLNRYTVSVQDMMLLALSIASGLAHLHMEIIGTQGKPAIAHRDIKSKNILVKKNGTAVIADLGLAVKHDSTTNTIDIPSNHRVGTKRYMSPEILDDSINMNSFESFKRADIYALGLVFWELSRRCSVRGIHEDFQLPYYDLVPSDPSVDDMRRVVCDQKQRPSIPNQWQSCEALRVMGKVMRECLCAGSEGDGEGDEGVLVCRL comes from the exons ATGACTCGTCCCAGGAATCACACCTTTCAAGCGGCGTTGATATTTATATCGGTCGCACAGCTTACCACAG CTCTCAAGTGTGTGTGCCGGCTGTGTGAAAACAACACCTGTGAGACCAGCGCGGACGGAGCGTGCTGGAACTCTGTGATGCTGATCGACGGCAAGGAGGAGACGGAcaagtcctgtctgtctgctgagaagaAAAACCAGGTGTACTGCTACAGCTCCCGGAACGTGTCCAAGAGGAACTGCTGCTTCACTGACTTCTGCAACAACGAGAACCTGCACCTGTATCAAG AGAGGCCTTCGGAGGTGCCTGGCTGGGGCAAGCTGGAGCTGGCGGCAGCCATCTTGGTGCCGTCgtgcctgctgtgtgtgggtgccatgctgggtgtgtgtgtgctgcagggccCGCGCTGCGCCTACCGCCGGGCACACAAGCAGGGTGCAGAGGAGGACCTGGAGGACACACTCATGGCTCCTGACAAGTGTCTCAAAGAGCTCATCTATGACATGAGTTCCTCCGGCTCCGGAtcag GCCTCCCGCTCCTGGTTCAGAGGACCATCGCCCGCACCATCGTGCTGCAGGAGACCATCGGGAAGGGCCGCTTCGGAGAGGTGTGGCGTGGGAAGTGGCGAGGAGAGGACGTTGCGGTGAAGATCTTCTCCTCCAGAGACGAGAGGTCTTGGTTCCGCGAGGCGGAGATCTACCAGACCATAATGCTCCGTCACGAGAACATCCTTGGCTTCATCGCCGCCGACAACAAAG ATAACGGCTCCTGGACCCAGCTGTGGCTCGTGTCTGAATACCACGAACCTGGCTCACTGTTTGACTACCTGAACAGGTACACTGTCTCCGTGCAGGACATGATGCTGCTGGCTCTGTCCATTGCCAGTGGACTGGCTCACCTCCACATGGAGATCATTGGCACCCAGG GGAAGCCTGCCATTGCACACAGGGACATCAAGTCCAAGAACATTCTGGTGAAGAAGAACGGGACAGCCGTCATTGCAGACCTGGGCCTGGCTGTCAAGCACGACTCCACCACCAACACCATCGACATCCCGTCCAATCACAGAGTGGGGACCAAGAG GTACATGTCCCCAGAGATCCTGGACGACTCCATCAATATGAACAGTTTTGAGTCGTTCAAGCGGGCGGATATCTACGCCTTGGGCCTGGTGTTCTGGGAACTCTCCAGGAGGTGCTCTGTCAGGG GAATTCATGAAGATTTCCAGTTGCCTTACTATGACTTAGTGCCTTCAGACCCATCTGTGGACGACATGAGAAGGGTGGTGTGTGACCAGAAGCAGCGGCCAAGCATCCCCAACCAGTGGCAGAGCTGTGAG gctctgagggTGATGGGGAAGGTGATGAGGGAGTGcttgtgtgcaggctctgagggTGATGGGGAAGGTGATGAGGGAGTGcttgtgtgcaggctctga
- the LOC134017894 gene encoding activin receptor type-1C isoform X1, which yields MTRPRNHTFQAALIFISVAQLTTALKCVCRLCENNTCETSADGACWNSVMLIDGKEETDKSCLSAEKKNQVYCYSSRNVSKRNCCFTDFCNNENLHLYQERPSEVPGWGKLELAAAILVPSCLLCVGAMLGVCVLQGPRCAYRRAHKQGAEEDLEDTLMAPDKCLKELIYDMSSSGSGSGLPLLVQRTIARTIVLQETIGKGRFGEVWRGKWRGEDVAVKIFSSRDERSWFREAEIYQTIMLRHENILGFIAADNKDNGSWTQLWLVSEYHEPGSLFDYLNRYTVSVQDMMLLALSIASGLAHLHMEIIGTQGKPAIAHRDIKSKNILVKKNGTAVIADLGLAVKHDSTTNTIDIPSNHRVGTKRYMSPEILDDSINMNSFESFKRADIYALGLVFWELSRRCSVRGIHEDFQLPYYDLVPSDPSVDDMRRVVCDQKQRPSIPNQWQSCEALRVMGKVMRECWYASAAARLTALRVKKTVAQVNVMKDIKD from the exons ATGACTCGTCCCAGGAATCACACCTTTCAAGCGGCGTTGATATTTATATCGGTCGCACAGCTTACCACAG CTCTCAAGTGTGTGTGCCGGCTGTGTGAAAACAACACCTGTGAGACCAGCGCGGACGGAGCGTGCTGGAACTCTGTGATGCTGATCGACGGCAAGGAGGAGACGGAcaagtcctgtctgtctgctgagaagaAAAACCAGGTGTACTGCTACAGCTCCCGGAACGTGTCCAAGAGGAACTGCTGCTTCACTGACTTCTGCAACAACGAGAACCTGCACCTGTATCAAG AGAGGCCTTCGGAGGTGCCTGGCTGGGGCAAGCTGGAGCTGGCGGCAGCCATCTTGGTGCCGTCgtgcctgctgtgtgtgggtgccatgctgggtgtgtgtgtgctgcagggccCGCGCTGCGCCTACCGCCGGGCACACAAGCAGGGTGCAGAGGAGGACCTGGAGGACACACTCATGGCTCCTGACAAGTGTCTCAAAGAGCTCATCTATGACATGAGTTCCTCCGGCTCCGGAtcag GCCTCCCGCTCCTGGTTCAGAGGACCATCGCCCGCACCATCGTGCTGCAGGAGACCATCGGGAAGGGCCGCTTCGGAGAGGTGTGGCGTGGGAAGTGGCGAGGAGAGGACGTTGCGGTGAAGATCTTCTCCTCCAGAGACGAGAGGTCTTGGTTCCGCGAGGCGGAGATCTACCAGACCATAATGCTCCGTCACGAGAACATCCTTGGCTTCATCGCCGCCGACAACAAAG ATAACGGCTCCTGGACCCAGCTGTGGCTCGTGTCTGAATACCACGAACCTGGCTCACTGTTTGACTACCTGAACAGGTACACTGTCTCCGTGCAGGACATGATGCTGCTGGCTCTGTCCATTGCCAGTGGACTGGCTCACCTCCACATGGAGATCATTGGCACCCAGG GGAAGCCTGCCATTGCACACAGGGACATCAAGTCCAAGAACATTCTGGTGAAGAAGAACGGGACAGCCGTCATTGCAGACCTGGGCCTGGCTGTCAAGCACGACTCCACCACCAACACCATCGACATCCCGTCCAATCACAGAGTGGGGACCAAGAG GTACATGTCCCCAGAGATCCTGGACGACTCCATCAATATGAACAGTTTTGAGTCGTTCAAGCGGGCGGATATCTACGCCTTGGGCCTGGTGTTCTGGGAACTCTCCAGGAGGTGCTCTGTCAGGG GAATTCATGAAGATTTCCAGTTGCCTTACTATGACTTAGTGCCTTCAGACCCATCTGTGGACGACATGAGAAGGGTGGTGTGTGACCAGAAGCAGCGGCCAAGCATCCCCAACCAGTGGCAGAGCTGTGAG gctctgagggTGATGGGGAAGGTGATGAGGGAGTGCTGGTACGCCAGCGCGGCTGCTCGGCTCACGGCACTGCGCGTCAAGAAGACGGTGGCCCAGGTGAACGTCATGAAGGACATCAAAGATTAG